In Planctomycetota bacterium, the genomic stretch CGACGAGCGGACCTCGGGCAGCATGGCTTGCGGCACGGTGAACAGTTGCAGGAGTTCATCGTCCCAGGCCAGCGAATGAATATCGAGCAGCAACGTCCTGCTGGCGTTGCTGACATCGGTGGCGTGGACCCGCCCGCCGGTCAGCTTCCAGATGAGCCAGCTATCGACCGTGCCGAACAGCACTTCACCACGCTCGGCCCTTGTTCGCAGCGTCGGATCGCGGTCGAGAAGATGCTTAATCTTGGTCCCCGAGAAGTATGGGTCCAACAATAGGCCGGTCTTGCGCCGCACCAGCGGTTCGGCCCCTGCGGCCTTTAATTGCTCGCAAATCGGGGCCGAGACGCGGCTTTGCCAGACAATGGCCGGCGCTACCGGACGGCCCGTCGCGCGATCCCACAGCACCGTCGTCTCNNNNNNNNNNNNNNNNNNNNNNNNNNNNNNNNNNNNNNNNNNNNNNNNNNNNNNNNNNNNNNNNNNNNNNNNNNNNNNNNNNNNNNNNNNNNNNNNNNNNNNNNNNNNNNNNNNNNNNNNNNNNNNNNNNNNNNNNNNNNNNNNNNNNNNNNNNNNNNNNNNNNNGCTGGACGTGGTTCCCTGGTCGAGCGCCA encodes the following:
- a CDS encoding glycerol kinase, translated to ETTVLWDRATGRPVAPAIVWQSRVSAPICEQLKAAGAEPLVRRKTGLLLDPYFSGTKIKHLLDRDPTLRTRAERGEVLFGTVDSWLIWKLTGGRVHATDVSNASRTLLLDIHSLAWDDELLQLFTVPQAMLPEVRSS